A DNA window from Eriocheir sinensis breed Jianghai 21 unplaced genomic scaffold, ASM2467909v1 Scaffold1059, whole genome shotgun sequence contains the following coding sequences:
- the LOC126989114 gene encoding uncharacterized protein LOC126989114, whose amino-acid sequence MFQRMISVMNVRGQGQDVRWNDKYRCVLRPRAGGDEGGEGGVEDQAGRFDEQSEANIKFLQEIGEICKVWAGKEKKKRGTKIGRLPTPTASALHITCNALPASCRDIILRKIPGVEYVCMGKANSDPTEHSFGKRRTMCGANYWTSVQNFMVSNRLAQRLHLLKLVGFFPGDVQADLDRAKAEEKEDDEVILAQLARELADDQPDPPTDELLLAAVGNYAGYLARKVQANSSVAECCKQELAQQEEMKITVELERGDPPSVMFDALVELVDRGELETGRAVLKRPSLPMAHMASFGMSLWDSLMCREDKKERRLRFLSLAMRHRDGFRHLLEFLAASDPTLQGYRCQEGHNLANTILPHISRSLFNCFGANFSKDVTSEARKNKALKQPTGRKRSSIEEGRKETARNRDVYKSRKLTGAHKS is encoded by the exons ATGTTCCAGAGGATGATCTCGGTGATGAACGTGCGCGGGCAGGGGCAGGACGTGCGCTGGAATGACAAGTACCGCTGCGTGCTGAGGCCAAGGGCAGGAGGTGACGAGGGCGGGGAAGGAGGCGTCGAGGACCAGGCAGGCCGTTTTGATGAGCAGTCAGAGGCCAACATCAAGTTCCTCCAGGAGATTGGCGAGATTTGCAAG GTTTGGGccggcaaggagaagaagaagagggggacaaAGATCGGCAGGCTGCCGACACCCACCGCCTCGGCTCTGCACATCACGTGCAATGCCCTGCCCGCCTCCTGCAGGGACATCATCCTCCGCAAGATccccggggtcgagtatgtgtgcatggggaaggccaactctgacccgactgagcactctttcggcaagcgccgcaccatgtgcggcgccaactactggacgagcgtgcagaacttcatggtgagcaacaggttggcccagcgcctgcatttgctgaagctcgtcgggttcttccccggggacgtgcaggccgacctggaccgggccaaggcagaggagaaggaggacgacgaggtgatcttggcccagcttgccagggagctggccgacgaccagccggacccgccgacggacgagttgctcctcgccgcggtcggcaactacgccggctacctggccaggaaggtccaggccaactcctctgtggccgagtgctgcaagcaggagcttgcccagcaggaggagatgaagattaccgtggagctcgagaggggcgacccgccctctgtgatgttcgacgccctggtcgagctggtcgacaggggagagctggagacgggccgggcggtcctgaagcggccatctctcccaatggcccatatggcgtccttcgggatgtcgctgtgggactccctgatgtgcagggaggacaagaaggagcgcaggttgaggttcctctcccttgccatgcgccacagggacgggttcaggcacctcctggagttcctggcggcctcagacccgaccttgcaggggtacaggtgccaggaggggcacaacctggccaacaccatcttgccgcacatcagcaggtccctcttcaactgtttcggtgctaatttctccaaggacgtgacctcagaagcgaggaagaacaaggccttgaagcagccgaccggcaggaagaggagcagtatcgaggagggcaggaaggagacggcgaggaacagggacgtgtacaagtccaggaaactgaccggggcccacaagtcatag